The stretch of DNA TGCATTTAGTGAATGGGTTGAATTGAATCCTGAAGATGCCGATCGTCACAAGGCCCAAGCTGATTTTTATGTAGGACAAAACAATTATAAGGCTGCTGAAAAATCATTTGATTTAGCGATCGAAAAGCAGCTATATGGTGATTTTGCAGCGATTAATTCTATTTTGGGTAGAGGTTGGGCTCGCTTGCATCAAAACAATACTTCGGCTGCAGTTGATGATTTTAGTCGAGTGATTGAGCTGGATGCTAAAATTGCAGATTCTTATATCGGAATTGCAGAAGCTAAGGCTAAAGATGGTGCCATTGATGCGGCTTCTACTTATTTAGATTTGGGCATTGATATTGTCTTGGATAACAAGTGGATGTTGTATAATAAAAAAGGTGTTATTCATACACAAGCAGGAAATTGGGAGATGGCAGAGGCTGCTTTTCAGGCATTGTTGGAAATGGACGATGAAGAAATAAATGCAGAGGGACATTTTAGTATGGGGAAATTATACCAAACTAAAGGAGACTTGGAAGCTGCTTTTAGATCGTGGCGCAAAGCAAGTGATATTTTTCACTTGGAAGCAGAGGAGTGCATCGAAAAATATTGTTCAAACTTCTTAGGTATAGAACTCAAAGAAAAAGAGGCGCTGCTCTTGGATGAGATGCAAGAAGCCTTTAAAACAAATAAACAATCACAAATTCTTAAACCCTTATTCCATAAGTTTTGGAAAGTTGACATCAAAGCAACTAGCGCCAAAAACGAAATGTTTGCTCAGATGCCTGCCAAGATGGAGAAGCAAATTCTGGGATTATTGGATAATATCTGTCTTAGTATTGTTCACAAGGGGGTAATGGTGCTAAATCCTGGTCAAGATAGCGTGCGTATGCTGTATCAGATCAAGGAAGAAGCTGCGAAATCTGTTACAATTAATGGTGTCCCCTTAAATGGCACTGATGAACGTGATTTTACATTGGGGCTTGCTGGAGACCATTTAACGTTAAGAGGGTTCGGAGATGAAGATGCTGACATCAATTTGTATCTAAATGAAGTTACTGTTAGTCAACTTCCCAAAAACACTCAAAATGAGTTGAAAAAATTAGCAAGTGCTGGAGATTTAGACTTTATGGGAGATGAATTTAAAGGGATGATTTAAAACGTTTAAATCAATTCTTTTTTTTATAAAAAAGCTGTTTCATTTTGGATGGAGCAGCTTTTGTCTATCTGAAAACAAGCATAGGTTGCTCGTACTGTATTGCTAATCTTTAAGGACAACAATTAGTATGCTGTTAGGTTAGTTTTGTTATTAGTTCTTTAGAAACGGTTTAGCTTGTTTAAGTTGCTGGTTTTGATGGATCTAAATCTAAAATATATTCTAAGTTTTGTTGTGAGACTTGCACTAAGTTCCAAAAAAACTTATCTTCGCAGGACATTATTCACTTAAAGTATAACCCAAAATATGGCTGAAATAATAGATGTAAAAATTGAAGAAAGCTGGAAAAAGGCACTAAATAACGAATTTCAAGAAGATTACTTTTCTAAGATTAAAACCTTTTTGAAGGGAGAGTATGCGGCAGGAAAAACAATATACCCTCCTGGCAATTTGATTTTTAATGCCTTTGATACGGTTCCGTTGCCTGAGCTAAAAGTCGTTATTCTAGGGCAAGATCCTTATCATGGACCAGGACAGGCTCATGGGCTTTCTTTTTCGGTACCCAAAACAGCAAAAATACCTCCATCTTTAAGGAATGTCTATAAGGAATTGACAGAAGATATTCCTGGCTTCGAAAAACCCAAACATGGCAACTTGGAAACTTGGGCAAAACAAGGAGTCTTTTTGCTCAATGCTTTTTTGACGGTAGAACATAAAAAAGCGGGATCGCATCAAAAAATAGGTTGGGGTAAATTTACAGATGCCGTAATTCAAAAAATATCGGATGAACGAGAGGGAGTTGTTTTTATGTTTTGGGGAAATTTCGCCAAAAAGAAAGCGGTATTGGTAGATTCCAACAAACATTTAATTTTGGAAGCTGCGCATCCTTCTCCTTTGGCGGGCACTGCATTTTTAGGAAACAAACATTTCTCTCAGGCAAATGCTTATTTAGAACAACAAGGGAAAAAAGGAATTGATTGGATTTTACCCTTAGATTAAATAAGGTTTAATCCATTTAGTAGTATATATATAGATAACAAGTCCTGTAAGAACGGGACTTGTTACCCATAAGAGATGGTCTGCCTGCGGATACCTTTGAAAAGTTGTCTATTCTACTTTATCCAAATCGAGATAGTATTCAGTGTGGGGACCCCCTCCTTTGCCTGCGCCGCTTATTTTGTGAACGGTTCCATAAAATTTGTGTACTTTTTTATCGTTGGGTATCTTAAGGTTATTATAATAGGCAACAAGTTGTTGGCCTTTATTATAGTCAATATAAATGTGCTGTTCGTTGCTGATTGATCCCTTCATCATATGTTGATGAATGACCGTTGCTTTTTTTCCTTGCAAACATATTTTTTTTCCATGATAATCTTGGATGGATTCGTTGAGAGGTAGTGGGGGATATTGTGTTATGTAGGTTGTGTTTTTTTCTATTGTTTGACAAGCTCCAAAAGAGCAACAACAAATACTTGCGATCAATAGTACTGCAATAAAATTCATGTTAAAAGGTTAATTTAGTCCAATAGAAA from Aureispira anguillae encodes:
- a CDS encoding tetratricopeptide repeat protein gives rise to the protein MTEKELLEREELLEDILDALEDGDYEEAEDLADEAIEAFPNEAFGYYYVGEAMFLQGDVDDAVAYYQQAVDKAADNPDYKSRLALMYAKLEEEEKAKQIYAGILAIHDGHVDSLVAMGVYAINDDAPEDALNYLDKALEVSPDYGDAYKIRAIVHTNLNNYEEALDDINKALKMAPDDQELWLQKINLHDISGDAVATENAFSEWVELNPEDADRHKAQADFYVGQNNYKAAEKSFDLAIEKQLYGDFAAINSILGRGWARLHQNNTSAAVDDFSRVIELDAKIADSYIGIAEAKAKDGAIDAASTYLDLGIDIVLDNKWMLYNKKGVIHTQAGNWEMAEAAFQALLEMDDEEINAEGHFSMGKLYQTKGDLEAAFRSWRKASDIFHLEAEECIEKYCSNFLGIELKEKEALLLDEMQEAFKTNKQSQILKPLFHKFWKVDIKATSAKNEMFAQMPAKMEKQILGLLDNICLSIVHKGVMVLNPGQDSVRMLYQIKEEAAKSVTINGVPLNGTDERDFTLGLAGDHLTLRGFGDEDADINLYLNEVTVSQLPKNTQNELKKLASAGDLDFMGDEFKGMI
- the ung gene encoding uracil-DNA glycosylase, whose protein sequence is MAEIIDVKIEESWKKALNNEFQEDYFSKIKTFLKGEYAAGKTIYPPGNLIFNAFDTVPLPELKVVILGQDPYHGPGQAHGLSFSVPKTAKIPPSLRNVYKELTEDIPGFEKPKHGNLETWAKQGVFLLNAFLTVEHKKAGSHQKIGWGKFTDAVIQKISDEREGVVFMFWGNFAKKKAVLVDSNKHLILEAAHPSPLAGTAFLGNKHFSQANAYLEQQGKKGIDWILPLD